The following are from one region of the Cataglyphis hispanica isolate Lineage 1 chromosome 16, ULB_Chis1_1.0, whole genome shotgun sequence genome:
- the LOC126855532 gene encoding uncharacterized protein LOC126855532 translates to MDVRTKNICDFVAEFRNLTEDTKKSRLKRMKWFAQYEPLLKEYEKLQQELNKLYEERIAKDKVKEDAFIEKERTCLPIPITTSGEYGWLASKAEFRLEKYGSFIVNYPIKDITLIRGNIPTLAAGKNFV, encoded by the exons ATGGATGTACGTACTAAGAATATCTGTGATTTCGTCGCGGAGTTTCGAAATTTGACCGAGGACACTAAGAAATCGCGATTGAAACGAATGAAATGGTTTGCGCAGTATGAGCCGTTATTGAAAGAATACGA aaaactACAACAGGAACTGAATAAATTGTATGAAGAGAGAATTGCCAAAGATAAAGTCAAGGAAGATGCATTTATCGAAAAGGAGAGAACATGTTTGCCGATTCCAATCACAACCAGTGGCGAg TACGGCTGGCTCGCGTCGAAAGCGGAGTTTCGCCTGGAGAAATATGGCTCGTTCATTGTAAATTATCCTATCAAAGACATAACTCTTATTCGAGGAAATATACCGACACTCGCGGCAggcaaaaattttgtttga
- the LOC126855513 gene encoding uncharacterized protein LOC126855513, with the protein MLVAKIFLMIVFLVISFASEETNYSHLSRILRLSNHRSLSRKQQDEPKYYAQCSFVNAWKEHLGYVSVLAFLDPAWQYSFRQAIMLKLLSSRLRKSGFTNIRFFVIAPPPDLIEDKTEDDYEIEAWRKISATYEMEDVNANENLLFKDSRSEIIFFQDDPQYRTWEKFRASKDQVVIIDRCGKLTYQVMVPWSILYFPYVKAAILSTYQEDPCGGCDPTMYQALDYEEYFPSLSITAKETDSRETDNVNVDLIWTTERGSSENGSVYLEESLRKEHEANIVFPVISDKITYDSDDPLNFSSMTESSVMSQTAYRYDNGMTESSLNEYNPKETQIRKDSENSTTSGEIEKLQQDVPPSRDESILMSDNSISEDASDRVLLSSESTVDEIKNEFISMTETTISDTAGNDEIRHNDGDADDLTAEYEQNDSVGKNIEAEKSALSLHIIMRAPHVHRNGKKTGKHTHLILKIGDPDFHGHLDNFKTIGFEVASSEKNNSEIIEADQENATRIYLFDKDESPGLYGEIADYWRESEDSDDTNKNESLNNDTYNNSTISYNEKHHINISNHAITPSKSSEIDENYSTTKITINTYINNSTNSQNTVRLDKTDSLISTSNKINKKKEMQNNLIKHYNKLLSWIDYRLIK; encoded by the exons ATGTTAgtcgcaaaaatattcttaatgatTGTTTTCCTCGTTATAAGTTTTGCATCGGAAGAGACAAACTATTCGCATCTTTCGCGCATACTTCGACTAAGCAATCATCGATCGTTATCGAGGAAACAGCAAGACGAACCTAAATATTACGCACAATGCAGTTTCGTGAATGCATGGAAAGAACACCTTGGCTACGTGAGTGTATTGGCTTTCTTGGATCCTGCCTGGCAATATAGCTTCAGACAGGCCATCAT GCTGAAGCTATTAAGCTCGCGTTTGCGGAAATCCGGTTTCACGAATATCCGGTTTTTCGTGATAGCACCGCCACCCGATTTGATAGAAGACAAGACTGAAGACGATTATGAGATTGAAGCGTGGCGGAAAATATCAGCGACGTACGAAATGGAAGATGTGAATGCCAatgaaaatttacttttcaaGGATAGCAGatcggaaataattttttttcaagacgaTCCCCAATACCGTACATGGGAGAAGTTTCGTGCGTCGAAGGACCAAGTAGTCATCATTGATCG ATGTGGGAAATTAACGTATCAAGTAATGGTGCCGtggagtattttatattttccttatGTGAAAGCGGCTATTTTGTCTACGTATCAGGAGGATCCTTGCGGTGGATGCGAC CCCACCATGTATCAAGCCCTAGATTACGAAGAATATTTCCCGAGTTTAAGCATCACTGCTAAAGAAACGGATTCACGAGAAACCGATAACGTTAACGTCGATCTAATCTGGACCACCGAACGAGGGTCTTCGGAAAACGGCAGCGTATATCTTGAGGAGTCACTAAGAAAGGAGCACGAAGCTAATATCGTATTTCCTGTTATCTCCGACAAAATAACATATGATAGCGATGACCCTCTGAATTTCTCCAGCATGACGGAATCGTCGGTGATGTCTCAAACTGCTTATCGATACGATAACGGTATGACCGAGTCTTCTCTTAACGAGTATAATCCTAAAGAGACGCAGATACGAAAGGATTCGGAGAATAGTACAACCTCCGGCGAAATAGAAAAGTTACAGCAGGATGTTCCTCCAAGTCGAGATGAATCTATATTGATGAGCGATAATTCTATCAGCGAGGATGCGAGCGATCGTGTCTTATTGTCAAGTGAATCAACAGTTgacgaaataaaaaacgagTTCATTTCTATGACAGAAACAACGATTTCAGATACCGCGGGAAACGACGAGATTCGACATAACGATGGAGATGCGGACGATCTGACTGCTGAGTACGAACAAAATGATTCAGTCG gtaaaaatatcgaagcaGAGAAGAGCGCGTTATCGTTACACATAATTATGCGTGCACCACATGTGCAtagaaatggaaaaaagacAGGGAAGCATAcccatttaatattaaagattggtGATCCGGATTTTCACGGACATCTGgacaattttaaaactatcgGTTTTGAAGTCGCAAGCTCCGAAAAAAACAATTCGGAAATCATCGAAGCGGATCAAGAGAACGCTactcgaatatatttatttgataaagacGAAAGCCCGGGCTTATACGGGGAAATAGCGGACTATTGGAGAGAGAGCGAAGATAGCGATGAcactaataaaaatgaatcgcTTAACAACgatacttataataattctacg atAAGCTATAATGAAAAACATCATATCAATATCAGCAACCACGCAATAACTCCTTCAAAGTCATCAGAGATAgacgaaaattattcaacaacaaagattacaataaatacttatattaataactctaCTAATTCACAAAATACTGTTAGATTAGACAAGACTGATTCTTTGATTAGTACaagtaataaaatcaataagaaaaaagagatgcaaaataatctaattaaacATTACAATAAACTTCTATCTTGGATTgattatcgattaattaaataa
- the LOC126855519 gene encoding protein SHQ1 homolog isoform X1 produces MLTPRFEITQTDTEITITIHAPYANIKDTEVYVDGTDFRFYSTPYYLRLQVPGEIEENNSSSGSYDCEKGDFTLHFSKVNKGEYFENLDMITTLLAPPKKKSTVIPNIEVIGNPSTNSANIDDSLNDNNTTNNDDSEDNWFIPQNNPLENVTVLISSPKYGFANKISGALTAFEAAWIKEIIDLPTPDTTLEAERKNLQEKCELEDFNEEHYMADLMEPECTESYIAYTAEWDMLQKDKVIFSDTEIDLLKDLPNKEYLLDAEDIKKLCLNLIDILYASCYNHRTTLGENTVESSWTINKLSSTLCWFRNFTSVDEVIIACFRRSLCYPLYRNWELSMKVFEDVKKVLTLGKKYIIKVFCEIHNLFNNSYEPRYILNQLYIKDFLIWLQASPESLIEPLHSMLNNIHPNKASMGLDLVELEVAAYSVQEEGLVIENAVHEMVGQIDELCLNDSEKEKPKNIYHVNKQFFKHLLLSNTSSTNSSDTDSETDSESSTTSSSSTTSSSSSLDSDDLNEPE; encoded by the exons ATGTTGACTCCGCGCTTCGAAATTACGCAAACTGACACAGAAATCACGATAACAATCCACGCTCCATATGCCAATATAAAAGACACTGAAGTATACGTCGATGGAACAGATTTCAGATTTTATTCCACTCCCTATTACTTGAG ATTACAGGTACCAGGTGAAATAGAGGAAAATAATTCGTCTTCTGGTTCTTATGATTGTGAAAAGGGTGATTTTACTTTACATTTCTCGAAAGTGAATAAGggagaatattttgaaaacttgGATATGATAACTACTCTTTTAGCACCaccaaaaaagaaaagtactgTCATTCCTAATATTGAAGTAATTG GTAATCCATCTACAAATTCAGCGAACATTGATGACAGTTTAAATGACAATAATACCACAAATAATGATGATTCTGAAGATAATTGGTTCATACCTCAAAATAATCCATTAGAAAATGTAACAGTTCTTATAAGTTCTCCAAAGTATGGTTTTGCGAACAAGATATCAGGAGCTTTAACAGCTTTCGag GCAGCATGGATTAAGGAAATAATAGATCTTCCTACACCTGATACAACTCTTGaagcagaaagaaaaaatttacaagaaaaatgcGAATTAGAAGATTTCAATGAAGAACATTATATGGCAGATCTTATGGAGCCAGAATGTACCGAATCATATATAGCATATACAGCAGAATGGGATATGTTACAGAAAGACAAAGTTATATTTAGTGACACTGAGATTGATCTATTAAAAGATCTtccaaataaagaatatttattagatgctgaagatataaaaaagttatgtttaaatcttattgatattttatatgccaGTTGTTACAACCATCGAACTACATTAGGAGAAAATACTGTAGAAAGTAGCTGGACCATTAATAAACTAAGCTCTACTTTATGTTGGTTTCGa aattttacTTCTGTGGACGAAGTTATTATTGCATGCTTCCGAAGATCACTTTGTTACCCACTTTACAGAAATTGGGAACTTTCTATGAAAGTTTTTGAAGATGTTAAAAAAGTTCTCACATTAG gaaagaaatatattatcaaagtcTTTTGTGAAatacataatctttttaaCAACTCGTATGAACCAAGatacatattaaatcaattgtatataaaggattttttaatttggttGCAAGCATCTCCTGAATCATTAATAGAACCACTTCATTCtatgttaaataat aTTCATCCAAACAAAGCAAGCATGGGATTGGATTTAGTAGAACTGGAAGTGGCAGCTTATTCTGTTCAAGAAGAGGGACTTGTTATAGAAAATGCTGTTCATGAGATGGTTGGACAAATTGATGAATTGTGTTTAAATGATTCTGAGAAAGAAAA gccaaagaatatatatcatgttaacaaacaattttttaagcattt GTTATTGAGCAATACAAGTTCAACGAATAGCAGTGATACAGATTCTGAAACAGATTCTGAAAGCAGTACTACATCAAGTAGCAGTACCACCAGCAGTAGCAGCAGTCTTGACTCTGATGACTTAAATGAACCTGAATAA
- the LOC126855519 gene encoding protein SHQ1 homolog isoform X2: MLTPRFEITQTDTEITITIHAPYANIKDTEVYVDGTDFRFYSTPYYLRLQVPGEIEENNSSSGSYDCEKGDFTLHFSKVNKGEYFENLDMITTLLAPPKKKSTVIPNIEVIGNPSTNSANIDDSLNDNNTTNNDDSEDNWFIPQNNPLENVTVLISSPKYGFANKISGALTAFEAAWIKEIIDLPTPDTTLEAERKNLQEKCELEDFNEEHYMADLMEPECTESYIAYTAEWDMLQKDKVIFSDTEIDLLKDLPNKEYLLDAEDIKKLCLNLIDILYASCYNHRTTLGENTVESSWTINKLSSTLCWFRNFTSVDEVIIACFRRSLCYPLYRNWELSMKVFEDVKKVLTLGKKYIIKVFCEIHNLFNNSYEPRYILNQLYIKDFLIWLQASPESLIEPLHSMLNNIHPNKASMGLDLVELEVAAYSVQEEGLVIENAVHEMVGQIDELCLNDSEKEKLLSNTSSTNSSDTDSETDSESSTTSSSSTTSSSSSLDSDDLNEPE, translated from the exons ATGTTGACTCCGCGCTTCGAAATTACGCAAACTGACACAGAAATCACGATAACAATCCACGCTCCATATGCCAATATAAAAGACACTGAAGTATACGTCGATGGAACAGATTTCAGATTTTATTCCACTCCCTATTACTTGAG ATTACAGGTACCAGGTGAAATAGAGGAAAATAATTCGTCTTCTGGTTCTTATGATTGTGAAAAGGGTGATTTTACTTTACATTTCTCGAAAGTGAATAAGggagaatattttgaaaacttgGATATGATAACTACTCTTTTAGCACCaccaaaaaagaaaagtactgTCATTCCTAATATTGAAGTAATTG GTAATCCATCTACAAATTCAGCGAACATTGATGACAGTTTAAATGACAATAATACCACAAATAATGATGATTCTGAAGATAATTGGTTCATACCTCAAAATAATCCATTAGAAAATGTAACAGTTCTTATAAGTTCTCCAAAGTATGGTTTTGCGAACAAGATATCAGGAGCTTTAACAGCTTTCGag GCAGCATGGATTAAGGAAATAATAGATCTTCCTACACCTGATACAACTCTTGaagcagaaagaaaaaatttacaagaaaaatgcGAATTAGAAGATTTCAATGAAGAACATTATATGGCAGATCTTATGGAGCCAGAATGTACCGAATCATATATAGCATATACAGCAGAATGGGATATGTTACAGAAAGACAAAGTTATATTTAGTGACACTGAGATTGATCTATTAAAAGATCTtccaaataaagaatatttattagatgctgaagatataaaaaagttatgtttaaatcttattgatattttatatgccaGTTGTTACAACCATCGAACTACATTAGGAGAAAATACTGTAGAAAGTAGCTGGACCATTAATAAACTAAGCTCTACTTTATGTTGGTTTCGa aattttacTTCTGTGGACGAAGTTATTATTGCATGCTTCCGAAGATCACTTTGTTACCCACTTTACAGAAATTGGGAACTTTCTATGAAAGTTTTTGAAGATGTTAAAAAAGTTCTCACATTAG gaaagaaatatattatcaaagtcTTTTGTGAAatacataatctttttaaCAACTCGTATGAACCAAGatacatattaaatcaattgtatataaaggattttttaatttggttGCAAGCATCTCCTGAATCATTAATAGAACCACTTCATTCtatgttaaataat aTTCATCCAAACAAAGCAAGCATGGGATTGGATTTAGTAGAACTGGAAGTGGCAGCTTATTCTGTTCAAGAAGAGGGACTTGTTATAGAAAATGCTGTTCATGAGATGGTTGGACAAATTGATGAATTGTGTTTAAATGATTCTGAGAAAGAAAA GTTATTGAGCAATACAAGTTCAACGAATAGCAGTGATACAGATTCTGAAACAGATTCTGAAAGCAGTACTACATCAAGTAGCAGTACCACCAGCAGTAGCAGCAGTCTTGACTCTGATGACTTAAATGAACCTGAATAA
- the LOC126855528 gene encoding serine/threonine-protein phosphatase Pgam5, mitochondrial isoform X1: MPSVSYLHKWALGLGAVGSAIFYYYNAKVHTDSWQVHNSWTTNYTPLVKWDHNWDRRDPKSLVKPMEINSENDENKYNEKFEAKKAKAVRHIILIRHGQYFLDGKTDAERVLTELGRKQAEATGKRLAELNLPYSLIVRSTMTRALETSKIIEKSLINVPVEDDSMLIEGAPIPPEPPIGQWRSEKHFFQDGPRIEAAFRKYFHRADPSQQRDSYTVLVCHANVIRYFVCRALQFPPEAWLRICLKHGSITWLCILPSGRVTLFCLGDTGYMLPQNVTSS, encoded by the exons atgCCATCTGTTTCATATTTGCACAAGTGGGCTCTAGGGTTAGGAGCAGTAGGcagtgcaatattttattattataatgcaaagGTTCATACGGATTCCTGGCAAGTGCATAATTCGTGGACGACGAATTACACACCCTTGGTAAAATGGGACCATAATTGGGATAG GAGAGATCCAAAGAGCTTGGTGAAGCCAATGGAAATAAATAgtgaaaatgatgaaaataagTATAATGAAAAGTTTGAAGCAAAGAAAGCAAAAGCTGTGcgacatataattttgattcgacacggacaatattttttagatggaAAAACAGATGCTGAAAGAGTGCTAACTGAACTTG gcaGAAAGCAAGCTGAAGCAACAGGAAAAAGGCTAGCAGAGTTAAATTTACCTTACTCATTGATAGTAAGATCTACAATGACACGTGCTCTAGAAAcatctaaaattatagaaaaaagtcTTATAAATGTGCCTGTTGAGGATGATAGTATGTTAATCGAAGGTGCGCCTATACCTCCGGAACCACCTATTGGTCAATGGAGATCTGAGAAACAT TTCTTTCAGGATGGACCCAGAATAGAAGCAGCATTTAGAAAGTATTTTCATCGTGCGGATCCCAGTCAGCAGCGTGATTCTTACACTGTTCTTGTATGTCATGCAAATGTTATCAGATATTTCGTTTGTCG agcATTGCAGTTTCCACCAGAAGCATGGCTACGAATATGCTTGAAACATGGAAGCATTACTTGGCTTTGCATTCTTCCCAGTGGTAGAGTCACACTCTTTTGTTTAGGTGATACAGGATACATGTTACCACAAAATGTAACATCTAGTTAA
- the LOC126855528 gene encoding serine/threonine-protein phosphatase Pgam5, mitochondrial isoform X2, which yields MPSVSYLHKWALGLGAVGSAIFYYYNAKVHTDSWQVHNSWTTNYTPLVKWDHNWDRRDPKSLVKPMEINSENDENKYNEKFEAKKAKAVRHIILIRHGQYFLDGKTDAERVLTELGRKQAEATGKRLAELNLPYSLIVRSTMTRALETSKIIEKSLINVPVEDDSMLIEGAPIPPEPPIGQWRSEKHDGPRIEAAFRKYFHRADPSQQRDSYTVLVCHANVIRYFVCRALQFPPEAWLRICLKHGSITWLCILPSGRVTLFCLGDTGYMLPQNVTSS from the exons atgCCATCTGTTTCATATTTGCACAAGTGGGCTCTAGGGTTAGGAGCAGTAGGcagtgcaatattttattattataatgcaaagGTTCATACGGATTCCTGGCAAGTGCATAATTCGTGGACGACGAATTACACACCCTTGGTAAAATGGGACCATAATTGGGATAG GAGAGATCCAAAGAGCTTGGTGAAGCCAATGGAAATAAATAgtgaaaatgatgaaaataagTATAATGAAAAGTTTGAAGCAAAGAAAGCAAAAGCTGTGcgacatataattttgattcgacacggacaatattttttagatggaAAAACAGATGCTGAAAGAGTGCTAACTGAACTTG gcaGAAAGCAAGCTGAAGCAACAGGAAAAAGGCTAGCAGAGTTAAATTTACCTTACTCATTGATAGTAAGATCTACAATGACACGTGCTCTAGAAAcatctaaaattatagaaaaaagtcTTATAAATGTGCCTGTTGAGGATGATAGTATGTTAATCGAAGGTGCGCCTATACCTCCGGAACCACCTATTGGTCAATGGAGATCTGAGAAACAT GATGGACCCAGAATAGAAGCAGCATTTAGAAAGTATTTTCATCGTGCGGATCCCAGTCAGCAGCGTGATTCTTACACTGTTCTTGTATGTCATGCAAATGTTATCAGATATTTCGTTTGTCG agcATTGCAGTTTCCACCAGAAGCATGGCTACGAATATGCTTGAAACATGGAAGCATTACTTGGCTTTGCATTCTTCCCAGTGGTAGAGTCACACTCTTTTGTTTAGGTGATACAGGATACATGTTACCACAAAATGTAACATCTAGTTAA
- the LOC126855549 gene encoding nuclear speckle splicing regulatory protein 1 isoform X1, whose amino-acid sequence MAGNKQYGLLRKKEQQKTIPKLSNVFGDDNASDEEDGTDWVRKALKAESEKNRIKKQTKLDIQRALNEDPTIYQYDEVYDNMERSKSQSDVKKQKEKKPRYIQKLLKTAERRKKEQEHRVERMVQKEREAEGEMYADKESFVTSAYRAKLEEFKEMEEEEARISRLEAIGDVTKQQDMSGFYRHLYEQTTDYKSEINEDKNKTKERGAEQKEKNNSTSDTNEENENTIMNKTANATDEIPRAVIKSKKSRQYRQRAIETYESDSETETSKEELKQNQNIISTRSKDTSEIHEPEGKKQKLDKNNINTVENIIDVKNKDLNVKDLNIPQDSKKIDSENEVENEKKPVEKKDRSSIWIKRTVGPLFEEALQRYYARKAKRLTIVN is encoded by the exons ATGGCTGGTAATAAAca atatgGTCTTTTGCGGAAAAAGGAGCAACAGAAAACAATACCGAAGCTCAGTAATGTTTTTGGAGATGACAATGCCTCTGATGAGGAGGATGGCACCGATTGGGTCAGGAAAGCTCTTAAAGCAGAAAGTGAgaagaatagaataaaaaagcaaacaaAACTTGATATACAAAGAGCTCTAAATGAGGACCCAacaatttatcaatatgatGAAGTGTACGACAATATGGAACGGAGCAAAAGTCAATCGGATGTCAAGAAGCAGAAGGAAAAGAAACCTAGGTATATACAGAAACTCCTAAAAACAGCTGAACGAAGAAAGAAGGAACAGGAGCATAGAGTAGAGAGAATGGTACAAAAGGAACGTGAAGCAGAAGGTGAGATGTACGCAGACAAAGAGAGCTTTGTCACATCGGCATATAGAGCAAAGTTGgaagaatttaaagaaatggAAGAGGAGGAAGCCAGAATAAGTAGATTGGAAGCTATCGGAGATGTGACAAAGCAGCAAGATATGTCAGGTTTTTATCGTCACTTATATGAGCAAACTACTGATTATAAGAGTGAAAttaatgaagataaaaataaaaccaaGGAAAGGGGTGCCGAGCAAAAGGAAAAGAACAATTCAACAAGTGACacaaatgaagaaaatgaaaatacaataatgaaTAAGACGGCCAATGCAACAGATGAAATACCAAGAGCagttataaaatctaaaaaatcaaGGCAATATAGGCAAAGAGCAATAGAAACATATGAATCTGATTCTGAAACTGAAACGAGCAAAGAAGAGTTAAAACAAAAtcagaatattatttcaacaagGAGCAAAGATACATCAGAAATACATGAACCAGAaggaaagaaacaaaaattagataaaaataatataaatacagttgaaaatatcatagatgttaagaataaagatttaaatgtaAAGGATCTGAATATACCTCAAgatagcaaaaaaattgattcagaAAATGAAGTCGAGAATGAAAAGAAGCCTGTTGAAAAAAAGGATAGATCCTCCATCTGGATAAAAAGAACAGTAGGTCCTTTATTCGAAGAAGCATTACAAAGATATTATGCACGGAAAGCGAAGAGGTTGACTATTGTGAATTAG
- the LOC126855549 gene encoding nuclear speckle splicing regulatory protein 1 isoform X2, translated as MAIVRRYGLLRKKEQQKTIPKLSNVFGDDNASDEEDGTDWVRKALKAESEKNRIKKQTKLDIQRALNEDPTIYQYDEVYDNMERSKSQSDVKKQKEKKPRYIQKLLKTAERRKKEQEHRVERMVQKEREAEGEMYADKESFVTSAYRAKLEEFKEMEEEEARISRLEAIGDVTKQQDMSGFYRHLYEQTTDYKSEINEDKNKTKERGAEQKEKNNSTSDTNEENENTIMNKTANATDEIPRAVIKSKKSRQYRQRAIETYESDSETETSKEELKQNQNIISTRSKDTSEIHEPEGKKQKLDKNNINTVENIIDVKNKDLNVKDLNIPQDSKKIDSENEVENEKKPVEKKDRSSIWIKRTVGPLFEEALQRYYARKAKRLTIVN; from the exons ATGGCGATAGTACGAag atatgGTCTTTTGCGGAAAAAGGAGCAACAGAAAACAATACCGAAGCTCAGTAATGTTTTTGGAGATGACAATGCCTCTGATGAGGAGGATGGCACCGATTGGGTCAGGAAAGCTCTTAAAGCAGAAAGTGAgaagaatagaataaaaaagcaaacaaAACTTGATATACAAAGAGCTCTAAATGAGGACCCAacaatttatcaatatgatGAAGTGTACGACAATATGGAACGGAGCAAAAGTCAATCGGATGTCAAGAAGCAGAAGGAAAAGAAACCTAGGTATATACAGAAACTCCTAAAAACAGCTGAACGAAGAAAGAAGGAACAGGAGCATAGAGTAGAGAGAATGGTACAAAAGGAACGTGAAGCAGAAGGTGAGATGTACGCAGACAAAGAGAGCTTTGTCACATCGGCATATAGAGCAAAGTTGgaagaatttaaagaaatggAAGAGGAGGAAGCCAGAATAAGTAGATTGGAAGCTATCGGAGATGTGACAAAGCAGCAAGATATGTCAGGTTTTTATCGTCACTTATATGAGCAAACTACTGATTATAAGAGTGAAAttaatgaagataaaaataaaaccaaGGAAAGGGGTGCCGAGCAAAAGGAAAAGAACAATTCAACAAGTGACacaaatgaagaaaatgaaaatacaataatgaaTAAGACGGCCAATGCAACAGATGAAATACCAAGAGCagttataaaatctaaaaaatcaaGGCAATATAGGCAAAGAGCAATAGAAACATATGAATCTGATTCTGAAACTGAAACGAGCAAAGAAGAGTTAAAACAAAAtcagaatattatttcaacaagGAGCAAAGATACATCAGAAATACATGAACCAGAaggaaagaaacaaaaattagataaaaataatataaatacagttgaaaatatcatagatgttaagaataaagatttaaatgtaAAGGATCTGAATATACCTCAAgatagcaaaaaaattgattcagaAAATGAAGTCGAGAATGAAAAGAAGCCTGTTGAAAAAAAGGATAGATCCTCCATCTGGATAAAAAGAACAGTAGGTCCTTTATTCGAAGAAGCATTACAAAGATATTATGCACGGAAAGCGAAGAGGTTGACTATTGTGAATTAG